ACCGCCGCGACGAAGACCATCGCCTTGGCCATGTAAGTGAAGTCGGTGGCGCCGATCATGATCCCGTCCAGCACGAAGATCAGGCCGTTCAGGGGCTGGCTCAGGGCGATGATCGGTATCAGGGTGATCACGAGCGCGGCCACCGCCGGGTCGGTGGTGAACCACCCGGGCAGGTGTTGGCGCATCAACCAGAAGGCCGCGGCGAGAAGCATGCCCCAGCAGAACCCCCAAAGGAGCATCCGTTGGGAGAACCGGCGCGCAGCCGCCCGGTCGGTGGCGAGATGGCCCGCCACCAGGTTCTGGGCGGCGATCGCCACCGCGTCGACGGCCAGGTTCAGGAAGATCCATACCTGCACCGCCACCTGGTGGGCAGCCACCTCGGTGTCACCCAGGCGGGCGGCCACCGCCACGGCGAGCGTGAGGGTGGCCACGAGCGCCGAGGTCCGCACGAACAGAGCCGACCCGGCGCTGATCAGTTCCCGCAGGTCATCCCACCGGGGCCGGGCCCGGCGGAGCACCAGCCCCGTGTGCCCGGTCAGGAAGTAGTAGAGGAAGGCTCCACCACCCAGGGTCTGGGCGATCACCGAAGCGACGCCGGCGCCCGGCAGTCCCCAGCCGAATCCGAATATGAACAAGGGATCGAGAACCAGGTTGACGAGGCTGAGGCCGACGCTGATGAACATGGGAGTGCGGGTGTCGCCCACCCCCCGGTACACCGAGTGCCCGACGGTGATCATCAGGATCGCGGGCAGGCCGAGGCCGCGGATCCGCAGGTAGGAGATCGCATGCGGCGCCACATCCGGT
This region of bacterium genomic DNA includes:
- a CDS encoding MATE family efflux transporter; the encoded protein is MFRITDDDRTIARLAVPALGALAAEPLVALVDTAFVGRLGEVPLAAMGVVTGILGLAFFVFIVLAYAGTPLIARAIGIGDHERAAEVAVQSLTVAAVLGAAGLVLVEGAAPQLVGLMGAGPDVAPHAISYLRIRGLGLPAILMITVGHSVYRGVGDTRTPMFISVGLSLVNLVLDPLFIFGFGWGLPGAGVASVIAQTLGGGAFLYYFLTGHTGLVLRRARPRWDDLRELISAGSALFVRTSALVATLTLAVAVAARLGDTEVAAHQVAVQVWIFLNLAVDAVAIAAQNLVAGHLATDRAAARRFSQRMLLWGFCWGMLLAAAFWLMRQHLPGWFTTDPAVAALVITLIPIIALSQPLNGLIFVLDGIMIGATDFTYMAKAMVFVAAVACLLLLMAGSISAVWWALVAMNVLRLATLYPRYRLVVV